The following are from one region of the Sandaracinus amylolyticus genome:
- a CDS encoding NAD(P)/FAD-dependent oxidoreductase has product MKERKLDVVILGGGLAGTLLGRQLRMAKPELAMEIFERDIERGFKVGESTVEIAANYLIRRQKLNRYLFMNQLPKNSLRFFFDNAQKNAPLEQMSEIGVYHLPPLPSFQLDRARLEQDLIEMNDAEGTPVHLGATVREVHLDGEREHRVVIEHRGGEKETIRARWVLDCTGRASPIARQRGYRMRTPEHHIAAVWARGANVTDMDQWPVEEWRAKARFTPRTLSTNHFCYDGYWIWFIPLSCDLISLGIVIDAEKFDPRWRTKEGFLSCLRAHGAPGSMLEKAELVDVGSYAQLSYRSKKVFAGEERWGFSGESAAFTDPFYSPGSDFIAIENDMLSDLVVRELNGEDIRERSALYDEMVQFRFENTLLLYAGLYKTFGSYELFKEKCYFDCASYYNLWVDAYMQDHHLDLRWVRTQLRRKDYVLSAMRNFNRFFQRAADDFKKDGRYFRKNLGHDVLNGVEAFGVFDGLGKGRTRREINDRTEMIFNKTREAMLKIIADERVEVPMPESMQYVQPELPKGPVPLEDFMGDVDLRTMKPVATTT; this is encoded by the coding sequence GTGAAGGAGAGAAAGCTCGACGTGGTGATCCTGGGGGGCGGCCTCGCAGGCACGCTCCTCGGCCGCCAGCTGCGCATGGCGAAGCCCGAGCTCGCGATGGAGATCTTCGAGCGGGACATCGAGCGCGGCTTCAAGGTCGGCGAGAGCACCGTCGAGATCGCGGCGAACTATCTCATCCGCCGCCAGAAGCTCAATCGCTACCTGTTCATGAACCAGCTGCCGAAGAACAGCCTCCGGTTCTTCTTCGACAACGCGCAGAAGAACGCCCCGCTCGAGCAGATGAGCGAGATCGGCGTCTACCACCTGCCGCCGCTGCCCTCGTTCCAGCTCGATCGCGCGCGCCTCGAGCAGGACCTGATCGAGATGAACGACGCGGAGGGCACGCCGGTGCACCTCGGCGCGACGGTGCGCGAGGTCCACCTCGACGGCGAGCGCGAGCATCGCGTCGTCATCGAGCATCGTGGCGGCGAGAAGGAGACGATCCGCGCGCGCTGGGTGCTCGACTGCACCGGTCGCGCATCGCCGATCGCGCGCCAGCGCGGCTATCGCATGCGCACGCCGGAGCACCACATCGCGGCGGTCTGGGCGCGCGGCGCGAACGTGACCGACATGGATCAGTGGCCCGTCGAGGAGTGGCGCGCGAAGGCTCGTTTCACGCCGCGCACGCTGTCGACGAACCACTTCTGTTACGACGGCTACTGGATCTGGTTCATCCCGCTCTCGTGCGATCTCATCTCGCTCGGGATCGTCATCGACGCCGAGAAGTTCGATCCGCGCTGGCGCACCAAGGAGGGCTTCCTCTCGTGCCTGCGCGCGCACGGCGCTCCGGGCTCGATGCTCGAGAAGGCCGAGCTCGTCGACGTCGGCAGCTACGCGCAGCTCAGCTATCGCAGCAAGAAGGTCTTCGCGGGCGAGGAGCGGTGGGGCTTCAGCGGTGAGAGCGCGGCGTTCACCGACCCGTTCTACTCGCCGGGCTCCGACTTCATCGCGATCGAGAACGACATGCTCAGCGACCTCGTGGTGCGCGAGCTGAACGGCGAGGACATCCGCGAGCGCAGCGCGCTCTACGACGAGATGGTCCAGTTCCGGTTCGAGAACACGCTCCTGCTCTACGCCGGTCTCTACAAGACCTTCGGCAGCTACGAGCTCTTCAAGGAGAAGTGCTACTTCGACTGCGCGTCGTACTACAACCTCTGGGTCGACGCGTACATGCAGGACCACCACCTGGACCTGCGCTGGGTGCGCACGCAGCTGCGCCGCAAGGACTACGTCCTCTCGGCGATGCGCAACTTCAACCGCTTCTTCCAGCGCGCGGCCGACGACTTCAAGAAGGACGGCCGCTACTTCCGCAAGAACCTCGGCCACGACGTGCTCAACGGCGTCGAGGCGTTCGGCGTGTTCGACGGACTCGGCAAGGGCCGCACGCGCCGCGAGATCAACGACCGCACCGAGATGATCTTCAACAAGACGCGCGAGGCGATGTTGAAGATCATCGCCGACGAGCGCGTCGAGGTCCCGATGCCCGAGAGCATGCAGTACGTGCAGCCGGAGCTCCCGAAGGGCCCGGTGCCCCTCGAGGACTTCATGGGTGACGTCGATCTCCGCACGATGAAGCCCGTCGCGACGACGACCTGA
- a CDS encoding lysophospholipid acyltransferase family protein — protein sequence MPRWLRIILTGWAFFLFFVGSPLIGIVVLPLLRLVAKDREDHRRRCTRVIGRLHRVFTWWMKVSGLVAPPAMPELPGVAPGAPYVMITNHPSLIDVILLLGSFEGLTCVVKGSWYRSLVLGPLLKQTAYLPGPGSGAEESDDMLGTMVEHLQTGHPLLVFPEGTRSLKNRMHRFRRGAVEAAVRAKVPIVALFVAIDRPFLMKGVPFWHVPKDTATYSIETLEVIDTRDVPVERAKALNAELQAKFQARFQRMLADRVEHAVHPSAPPPAPREDRAAA from the coding sequence ATGCCTCGCTGGCTGCGCATCATCCTGACCGGCTGGGCGTTCTTCCTCTTCTTCGTGGGGAGCCCGCTGATCGGCATCGTCGTGCTCCCGCTCCTTCGCCTCGTCGCGAAGGATCGCGAGGATCACCGGCGTCGCTGCACGCGCGTGATCGGTCGGCTGCACCGCGTGTTCACGTGGTGGATGAAGGTCTCCGGTCTCGTCGCGCCGCCCGCGATGCCCGAGCTCCCCGGCGTCGCGCCCGGCGCGCCCTACGTGATGATCACGAACCACCCCTCGCTCATCGACGTGATCCTGCTGCTGGGATCGTTCGAGGGCCTCACCTGCGTGGTGAAGGGGAGCTGGTATCGCTCGCTCGTGCTCGGCCCGCTGCTCAAGCAGACCGCGTATCTGCCCGGGCCCGGCAGCGGCGCCGAGGAGAGCGACGACATGCTGGGCACGATGGTCGAGCACCTGCAGACGGGTCACCCGCTGCTCGTGTTCCCCGAGGGCACGCGCTCGCTGAAGAACCGCATGCATCGGTTCCGTCGCGGCGCGGTCGAGGCCGCGGTGCGCGCGAAGGTGCCGATCGTCGCGCTCTTCGTCGCGATCGATCGCCCTTTCCTCATGAAGGGCGTTCCGTTCTGGCACGTGCCGAAGGACACCGCGACGTACTCGATCGAGACGCTCGAGGTGATCGACACGCGCGACGTCCCGGTCGAGCGCGCGAAGGCGCTCAACGCGGAGCTGCAGGCGAAGTTCCAGGCGCGCTTCCAGCGCATGCTCGCGGACCGCGTCGAGCACGCGGTCCACCCCTCCGCGCCGCCGCCCGCGCCGCGCGAGGACCGCGCCGCCGCCTGA